In Phacochoerus africanus isolate WHEZ1 chromosome 1, ROS_Pafr_v1, whole genome shotgun sequence, the following are encoded in one genomic region:
- the IL17RE gene encoding interleukin-17 receptor E isoform X4 yields the protein MASRAGPRAAGTDGSDFQHRERVAMHYQMSVTLKYEIKKLTYVHLIIWLLLVAKMSVGHLRLLSHDQDDSFAGWSTQIPRHTQSALPLSPKPWCARLCHYPSCWCLYLLPGPSGLQRGWFHLLVQKSKKSYKFHICRKHRTPASAQRKPLISCRRCLSENGHCISILSPDTSSRGLRSKRTQPTDPEAGAGLSSLGSRRPGGPEFSFDLLPEARTIQVTVPPGPEVSVRLCHQWALECEELSPPFDAQKILSGGHTVDLPYEFLLPCLCIEASYLQEDTVRRKKCPFQNWPEAYSSDFWESVNFTDYSQHSQMVMALTLRCPLKLEASLCQRKGWHTLCEDLPNATARESEGWYILEQVDLHPQLCFKFSFGNSSHVECPHRIFAPSWNVSMDTQAQQLVLHFSSRMHATFSAAWSHPGSEQDSVVPPVYSVSQSQGSGPVTLDLIVPFLRPGGCVLVWRSDVQFAWKHLLCPDVSHRRLGLLILALSAFTTLLGLVLVLTRRRPLSGPACARPVLLLHVADSEAQRRLVGALAELLRAALGGGRDVIVDLWEGTHVARLGPLPWLWAARARVAREQGTVLLLWSGACPSPAGGQDHRAAPLRTLLHAAPRPLLLLAYFSRLCAKGDIPPPLRALPRYRLLHDLPRLLRALDARPSAEATSWGRFESRRCLRDRLELCRHLEREAAKLADQG from the exons GATGACAGTTTCGCTG GGTGGTCTACCCAGATTCCTCGCCATACCCAGTCggccctccccctctccccaaagCCTTGGTGTGCTCGGCTCTGTCACTACCCCAGCTGTTGGTGCCTGTATCTGTTGCCAGGTCCCTCAG GTCTTCAGAGGGGCTGGTTCCACCTCCTGGTGCAGAAATCCAAAAAATCTTACAAGTTCCACATCTGCAGGAAACACAGGACACCAGCATCTGCTCAG AGGAAGCCGCTGATTAGCTGCCGCCGTTGCCTGTCCGAGAATGGCCATTGCATCTCCATCCTCTCCCCAGACACCTCATCGAGGGGGTTGCGCTCCAAAAGAACCCAGCCCACTGATCCAGAGGCAGGGGCAGGTCTCTCTAGCCTCGGCTCACGAAGGCCTGGAG ggccTGAGTTCTCCTTTGACTTGCTGCCCGAGGCACGGACTATTCAAGTGACCGTTCCTCCAGGCCCTGAGGTCAGTGTGCGTCTTTGCCACCAGTGGGCACTGGAGTGTGAAGAACTGAGCCCTCCCTTTGATGCCCAG AAGATTTTGTCTGGGGGCCACACTGTAGACCTGCCATATGAATTCCTTCTGCCCTGTCTGTGCATTGAG GCATCCTATCTGCAAGAAGACACCGTGAGGCGTAAAAAATGTCCCTTCCAGAACTGGCCTGAAGCCT ACAGCTCGGACTTCTGGGAGTCAGTGAACTTTACTGACTACAGCCAGCACAGCCAGATGGTCATGGCCCTGACACTGCGTTGCCCACTGAAGCTGGAGGCCTCCCTCTGCCAGAGGAAGGGCTGGCATACCCTCTGCGAAGACCTCCCCAACGCCACGGCTCGAGAGTCGGAGGGG TGGTACATCTTGGAACAGGTGGACTTGCACCCCCAGCTCTGCTTCAAG TTCTCCTTTGGAAACAGCAGCCACGTTGAATGCCCCCACCGGATATTCG CCCCTTCCTGGAACGTGAGTATGGATACCCAGGCGCAGCAGCTGGTCCTTCACTTCTCCTCAAGGATGCATGCCACCTTCAGTGCTGCCTGGAGCCACCCAGGCTCGGAGCAGGACAGCGTGGTGCCCCCTGTGTACAGCGTTAGCCAG TCTCAGGGCTCAGGCCCAGTGACACTAGACCTCATCGTTCCCTTCCTGAGGCCAGGGGGCTGTGTCCTG GTGTGGAGGTCAGATGTCCAGTTTGCCTGGAAGCACCTCTTGTGTCCAGATG TCTCTCACAGACGCCTGGGGCTCTTGATCCTGGCACTGTCGGCCTTCACCACCCTATTGGGCCTTGTTCTGGTCCTCACCCGCCGGCGCCCACTGTCAG gcccGGCTTGCGCGAGGCCTGTGCTGCTCCTGCACGTGGCGGACTCCGAGGCGCAGCGGCGCCTAGTGGGAGCGCTGGCTGAGCTGCTGCGGGCCGCGCTGGGCGGCGGACGCGACGTGATTGTGGACTTGTGGGAGGGCACGCATGTGGCACGCCTGGGCCCGCTGCCCTGGCTCTGGGCGGCGCGGGCACGCGTGGCGCGAGAGCAAGGCACCGTGCTGCTGCTGTGGAGCGGCGCCTGCCCCAGCCCCGCCGGCGGTCAGGATCACCGCGCCGCGCCCCTGCGGACCCTGCTCCACGCCGCCCCGCGCCCGCTGCTGCTGCTCGCATACTTCAGCCGCCTCTGCGCCAAGGGTGACATTCCCCCGCCGCTGCGTGCCCTGCCCCGCTACCGCCTGCTGCACGACCTGCCACGTCTTCTGCGGGCTCTGGACGCGCGGCCTTCCGCCGAAGCCACCAGCTGGGGCCGCTTCGAGTCCCGGCGGTGTCTGCGGGATCGCCTGGAGCTGTGCCGCCATCTGGAACGCGAAGCCGCAAAACTCGCCGACCAGGGCTGA
- the IL17RE gene encoding interleukin-17 receptor E isoform X2, with protein MWPGWLVGIEEELWGRAGQEQAEARAPADIVLPSAAQQGPAAHLQAVQPCSGRPDPTEAHGEPRTGSPAPASPPAAHWPPCLCWAWLLFLSPPEHLLSAGLPHGWSTQIPRHTQSALPLSPKPWCARLCHYPSCWCLYLLPGPSGLQRGWFHLLVQKSKKSYKFHICRKHRTPASAQRKPLISCRRCLSENGHCISILSPDTSSRGLRSKRTQPTDPEAGAGLSSLGSRRPGGPEFSFDLLPEARTIQVTVPPGPEVSVRLCHQWALECEELSPPFDAQILSGGHTVDLPYEFLLPCLCIEASYLQEDTVRRKKCPFQNWPEAYSSDFWESVNFTDYSQHSQMVMALTLRCPLKLEASLCQRKGWHTLCEDLPNATARESEGWYILEQVDLHPQLCFKFSFGNSSHVECPHRIFAPSWNVSMDTQAQQLVLHFSSRMHATFSAAWSHPGSEQDSVVPPVYSVSQSQGSGPVTLDLIVPFLRPGGCVLVWRSDVQFAWKHLLCPDVSHRRLGLLILALSAFTTLLGLVLVLTRRRPLSGPACARPVLLLHVADSEAQRRLVGALAELLRAALGGGRDVIVDLWEGTHVARLGPLPWLWAARARVAREQGTVLLLWSGACPSPAGGQDHRAAPLRTLLHAAPRPLLLLAYFSRLCAKGDIPPPLRALPRYRLLHDLPRLLRALDARPSAEATSWGRFESRRCLRDRLELCRHLEREAAKLADQG; from the exons ATGTGGCCTGGCTGGCTGGTTGGGATTGAGGAGGAGCTttggggcagggcggggcaggAGCAGGCTGAGGCGAGGGCTCCTGCTGACATTGTGCTCCCCTCAGCTGCACAGCAAGGCCCTGCTGCCCACCTACAGGCTGTGCAGCCATGTTCTGGGCGCCCTGACCCCACAGAAGCCCATGGGGAGCCCCGGACTGGCAGCCCTgctcctgcctctcctcctgcTGCTCACTGGCCTCCTTGTCTCTGCTGGGCTTGGCTGCTCTTCCTTTCCCCGCCGGAGCACCTACTGTCTGCTGGTCTCCCACATG GGTGGTCTACCCAGATTCCTCGCCATACCCAGTCggccctccccctctccccaaagCCTTGGTGTGCTCGGCTCTGTCACTACCCCAGCTGTTGGTGCCTGTATCTGTTGCCAGGTCCCTCAG GTCTTCAGAGGGGCTGGTTCCACCTCCTGGTGCAGAAATCCAAAAAATCTTACAAGTTCCACATCTGCAGGAAACACAGGACACCAGCATCTGCTCAG AGGAAGCCGCTGATTAGCTGCCGCCGTTGCCTGTCCGAGAATGGCCATTGCATCTCCATCCTCTCCCCAGACACCTCATCGAGGGGGTTGCGCTCCAAAAGAACCCAGCCCACTGATCCAGAGGCAGGGGCAGGTCTCTCTAGCCTCGGCTCACGAAGGCCTGGAG ggccTGAGTTCTCCTTTGACTTGCTGCCCGAGGCACGGACTATTCAAGTGACCGTTCCTCCAGGCCCTGAGGTCAGTGTGCGTCTTTGCCACCAGTGGGCACTGGAGTGTGAAGAACTGAGCCCTCCCTTTGATGCCCAG ATTTTGTCTGGGGGCCACACTGTAGACCTGCCATATGAATTCCTTCTGCCCTGTCTGTGCATTGAG GCATCCTATCTGCAAGAAGACACCGTGAGGCGTAAAAAATGTCCCTTCCAGAACTGGCCTGAAGCCT ACAGCTCGGACTTCTGGGAGTCAGTGAACTTTACTGACTACAGCCAGCACAGCCAGATGGTCATGGCCCTGACACTGCGTTGCCCACTGAAGCTGGAGGCCTCCCTCTGCCAGAGGAAGGGCTGGCATACCCTCTGCGAAGACCTCCCCAACGCCACGGCTCGAGAGTCGGAGGGG TGGTACATCTTGGAACAGGTGGACTTGCACCCCCAGCTCTGCTTCAAG TTCTCCTTTGGAAACAGCAGCCACGTTGAATGCCCCCACCGGATATTCG CCCCTTCCTGGAACGTGAGTATGGATACCCAGGCGCAGCAGCTGGTCCTTCACTTCTCCTCAAGGATGCATGCCACCTTCAGTGCTGCCTGGAGCCACCCAGGCTCGGAGCAGGACAGCGTGGTGCCCCCTGTGTACAGCGTTAGCCAG TCTCAGGGCTCAGGCCCAGTGACACTAGACCTCATCGTTCCCTTCCTGAGGCCAGGGGGCTGTGTCCTG GTGTGGAGGTCAGATGTCCAGTTTGCCTGGAAGCACCTCTTGTGTCCAGATG TCTCTCACAGACGCCTGGGGCTCTTGATCCTGGCACTGTCGGCCTTCACCACCCTATTGGGCCTTGTTCTGGTCCTCACCCGCCGGCGCCCACTGTCAG gcccGGCTTGCGCGAGGCCTGTGCTGCTCCTGCACGTGGCGGACTCCGAGGCGCAGCGGCGCCTAGTGGGAGCGCTGGCTGAGCTGCTGCGGGCCGCGCTGGGCGGCGGACGCGACGTGATTGTGGACTTGTGGGAGGGCACGCATGTGGCACGCCTGGGCCCGCTGCCCTGGCTCTGGGCGGCGCGGGCACGCGTGGCGCGAGAGCAAGGCACCGTGCTGCTGCTGTGGAGCGGCGCCTGCCCCAGCCCCGCCGGCGGTCAGGATCACCGCGCCGCGCCCCTGCGGACCCTGCTCCACGCCGCCCCGCGCCCGCTGCTGCTGCTCGCATACTTCAGCCGCCTCTGCGCCAAGGGTGACATTCCCCCGCCGCTGCGTGCCCTGCCCCGCTACCGCCTGCTGCACGACCTGCCACGTCTTCTGCGGGCTCTGGACGCGCGGCCTTCCGCCGAAGCCACCAGCTGGGGCCGCTTCGAGTCCCGGCGGTGTCTGCGGGATCGCCTGGAGCTGTGCCGCCATCTGGAACGCGAAGCCGCAAAACTCGCCGACCAGGGCTGA
- the IL17RE gene encoding interleukin-17 receptor E isoform X6, which yields MGSPGLAALLLPLLLLLTGLLVSAGLGCSSFPRRSTYCLLVSHMDDSFAGWSTQIPRHTQSALPLSPKPWCARLCHYPSCWCLYLLPGPSGLQRGWFHLLVQKSKKSYKFHICRKHRTPASAQRKPLISCRRCLSENGHCISILSPDTSSRGLRSKRTQPTDPEAGAGLSSLGSRRPGGPEFSFDLLPEARTIQVTVPPGPEVSVRLCHQWALECEELSPPFDAQKILSGGHTVDLPYEFLLPCLCIEASYLQEDTVRRKKCPFQNWPEAYSSDFWESVNFTDYSQHSQMVMALTLRCPLKLEASLCQRKGWHTLCEDLPNATARESEGWYILEQVDLHPQLCFKFSFGNSSHVECPHRIFAPSWNVSMDTQAQQLVLHFSSRMHATFSAAWSHPGSEQDSVVPPVYSVSQSQGSGPVTLDLIVPFLRPGGCVLVWRSDVQFAWKHLLCPDVSHRRLGLLILALSAFTTLLGLVLVLTRRRPLSGPACARPVLLLHVADSEAQRRLVGALAELLRAALGGGRDVIVDLWEGTHVARLGPLPWLWAARARVAREQGTVLLLWSGACPSPAGGQDHRAAPLRTLLHAAPRPLLLLAYFSRLCAKGDIPPPLRALPRYRLLHDLPRLLRALDARPSAEATSWGRFESRRCLRDRLELCRHLEREAAKLADQG from the exons ATGGGGAGCCCCGGACTGGCAGCCCTgctcctgcctctcctcctgcTGCTCACTGGCCTCCTTGTCTCTGCTGGGCTTGGCTGCTCTTCCTTTCCCCGCCGGAGCACCTACTGTCTGCTGGTCTCCCACATG GATGACAGTTTCGCTG GGTGGTCTACCCAGATTCCTCGCCATACCCAGTCggccctccccctctccccaaagCCTTGGTGTGCTCGGCTCTGTCACTACCCCAGCTGTTGGTGCCTGTATCTGTTGCCAGGTCCCTCAG GTCTTCAGAGGGGCTGGTTCCACCTCCTGGTGCAGAAATCCAAAAAATCTTACAAGTTCCACATCTGCAGGAAACACAGGACACCAGCATCTGCTCAG AGGAAGCCGCTGATTAGCTGCCGCCGTTGCCTGTCCGAGAATGGCCATTGCATCTCCATCCTCTCCCCAGACACCTCATCGAGGGGGTTGCGCTCCAAAAGAACCCAGCCCACTGATCCAGAGGCAGGGGCAGGTCTCTCTAGCCTCGGCTCACGAAGGCCTGGAG ggccTGAGTTCTCCTTTGACTTGCTGCCCGAGGCACGGACTATTCAAGTGACCGTTCCTCCAGGCCCTGAGGTCAGTGTGCGTCTTTGCCACCAGTGGGCACTGGAGTGTGAAGAACTGAGCCCTCCCTTTGATGCCCAG AAGATTTTGTCTGGGGGCCACACTGTAGACCTGCCATATGAATTCCTTCTGCCCTGTCTGTGCATTGAG GCATCCTATCTGCAAGAAGACACCGTGAGGCGTAAAAAATGTCCCTTCCAGAACTGGCCTGAAGCCT ACAGCTCGGACTTCTGGGAGTCAGTGAACTTTACTGACTACAGCCAGCACAGCCAGATGGTCATGGCCCTGACACTGCGTTGCCCACTGAAGCTGGAGGCCTCCCTCTGCCAGAGGAAGGGCTGGCATACCCTCTGCGAAGACCTCCCCAACGCCACGGCTCGAGAGTCGGAGGGG TGGTACATCTTGGAACAGGTGGACTTGCACCCCCAGCTCTGCTTCAAG TTCTCCTTTGGAAACAGCAGCCACGTTGAATGCCCCCACCGGATATTCG CCCCTTCCTGGAACGTGAGTATGGATACCCAGGCGCAGCAGCTGGTCCTTCACTTCTCCTCAAGGATGCATGCCACCTTCAGTGCTGCCTGGAGCCACCCAGGCTCGGAGCAGGACAGCGTGGTGCCCCCTGTGTACAGCGTTAGCCAG TCTCAGGGCTCAGGCCCAGTGACACTAGACCTCATCGTTCCCTTCCTGAGGCCAGGGGGCTGTGTCCTG GTGTGGAGGTCAGATGTCCAGTTTGCCTGGAAGCACCTCTTGTGTCCAGATG TCTCTCACAGACGCCTGGGGCTCTTGATCCTGGCACTGTCGGCCTTCACCACCCTATTGGGCCTTGTTCTGGTCCTCACCCGCCGGCGCCCACTGTCAG gcccGGCTTGCGCGAGGCCTGTGCTGCTCCTGCACGTGGCGGACTCCGAGGCGCAGCGGCGCCTAGTGGGAGCGCTGGCTGAGCTGCTGCGGGCCGCGCTGGGCGGCGGACGCGACGTGATTGTGGACTTGTGGGAGGGCACGCATGTGGCACGCCTGGGCCCGCTGCCCTGGCTCTGGGCGGCGCGGGCACGCGTGGCGCGAGAGCAAGGCACCGTGCTGCTGCTGTGGAGCGGCGCCTGCCCCAGCCCCGCCGGCGGTCAGGATCACCGCGCCGCGCCCCTGCGGACCCTGCTCCACGCCGCCCCGCGCCCGCTGCTGCTGCTCGCATACTTCAGCCGCCTCTGCGCCAAGGGTGACATTCCCCCGCCGCTGCGTGCCCTGCCCCGCTACCGCCTGCTGCACGACCTGCCACGTCTTCTGCGGGCTCTGGACGCGCGGCCTTCCGCCGAAGCCACCAGCTGGGGCCGCTTCGAGTCCCGGCGGTGTCTGCGGGATCGCCTGGAGCTGTGCCGCCATCTGGAACGCGAAGCCGCAAAACTCGCCGACCAGGGCTGA
- the IL17RE gene encoding interleukin-17 receptor E isoform X1 codes for MWPGWLVGIEEELWGRAGQEQAEARAPADIVLPSAAQQGPAAHLQAVQPCSGRPDPTEAHGEPRTGSPAPASPPAAHWPPCLCWAWLLFLSPPEHLLSAGLPHGWSTQIPRHTQSALPLSPKPWCARLCHYPSCWCLYLLPGPSGLQRGWFHLLVQKSKKSYKFHICRKHRTPASAQRKPLISCRRCLSENGHCISILSPDTSSRGLRSKRTQPTDPEAGAGLSSLGSRRPGGPEFSFDLLPEARTIQVTVPPGPEVSVRLCHQWALECEELSPPFDAQKILSGGHTVDLPYEFLLPCLCIEASYLQEDTVRRKKCPFQNWPEAYSSDFWESVNFTDYSQHSQMVMALTLRCPLKLEASLCQRKGWHTLCEDLPNATARESEGWYILEQVDLHPQLCFKFSFGNSSHVECPHRIFAPSWNVSMDTQAQQLVLHFSSRMHATFSAAWSHPGSEQDSVVPPVYSVSQSQGSGPVTLDLIVPFLRPGGCVLVWRSDVQFAWKHLLCPDVSHRRLGLLILALSAFTTLLGLVLVLTRRRPLSGPACARPVLLLHVADSEAQRRLVGALAELLRAALGGGRDVIVDLWEGTHVARLGPLPWLWAARARVAREQGTVLLLWSGACPSPAGGQDHRAAPLRTLLHAAPRPLLLLAYFSRLCAKGDIPPPLRALPRYRLLHDLPRLLRALDARPSAEATSWGRFESRRCLRDRLELCRHLEREAAKLADQG; via the exons ATGTGGCCTGGCTGGCTGGTTGGGATTGAGGAGGAGCTttggggcagggcggggcaggAGCAGGCTGAGGCGAGGGCTCCTGCTGACATTGTGCTCCCCTCAGCTGCACAGCAAGGCCCTGCTGCCCACCTACAGGCTGTGCAGCCATGTTCTGGGCGCCCTGACCCCACAGAAGCCCATGGGGAGCCCCGGACTGGCAGCCCTgctcctgcctctcctcctgcTGCTCACTGGCCTCCTTGTCTCTGCTGGGCTTGGCTGCTCTTCCTTTCCCCGCCGGAGCACCTACTGTCTGCTGGTCTCCCACATG GGTGGTCTACCCAGATTCCTCGCCATACCCAGTCggccctccccctctccccaaagCCTTGGTGTGCTCGGCTCTGTCACTACCCCAGCTGTTGGTGCCTGTATCTGTTGCCAGGTCCCTCAG GTCTTCAGAGGGGCTGGTTCCACCTCCTGGTGCAGAAATCCAAAAAATCTTACAAGTTCCACATCTGCAGGAAACACAGGACACCAGCATCTGCTCAG AGGAAGCCGCTGATTAGCTGCCGCCGTTGCCTGTCCGAGAATGGCCATTGCATCTCCATCCTCTCCCCAGACACCTCATCGAGGGGGTTGCGCTCCAAAAGAACCCAGCCCACTGATCCAGAGGCAGGGGCAGGTCTCTCTAGCCTCGGCTCACGAAGGCCTGGAG ggccTGAGTTCTCCTTTGACTTGCTGCCCGAGGCACGGACTATTCAAGTGACCGTTCCTCCAGGCCCTGAGGTCAGTGTGCGTCTTTGCCACCAGTGGGCACTGGAGTGTGAAGAACTGAGCCCTCCCTTTGATGCCCAG AAGATTTTGTCTGGGGGCCACACTGTAGACCTGCCATATGAATTCCTTCTGCCCTGTCTGTGCATTGAG GCATCCTATCTGCAAGAAGACACCGTGAGGCGTAAAAAATGTCCCTTCCAGAACTGGCCTGAAGCCT ACAGCTCGGACTTCTGGGAGTCAGTGAACTTTACTGACTACAGCCAGCACAGCCAGATGGTCATGGCCCTGACACTGCGTTGCCCACTGAAGCTGGAGGCCTCCCTCTGCCAGAGGAAGGGCTGGCATACCCTCTGCGAAGACCTCCCCAACGCCACGGCTCGAGAGTCGGAGGGG TGGTACATCTTGGAACAGGTGGACTTGCACCCCCAGCTCTGCTTCAAG TTCTCCTTTGGAAACAGCAGCCACGTTGAATGCCCCCACCGGATATTCG CCCCTTCCTGGAACGTGAGTATGGATACCCAGGCGCAGCAGCTGGTCCTTCACTTCTCCTCAAGGATGCATGCCACCTTCAGTGCTGCCTGGAGCCACCCAGGCTCGGAGCAGGACAGCGTGGTGCCCCCTGTGTACAGCGTTAGCCAG TCTCAGGGCTCAGGCCCAGTGACACTAGACCTCATCGTTCCCTTCCTGAGGCCAGGGGGCTGTGTCCTG GTGTGGAGGTCAGATGTCCAGTTTGCCTGGAAGCACCTCTTGTGTCCAGATG TCTCTCACAGACGCCTGGGGCTCTTGATCCTGGCACTGTCGGCCTTCACCACCCTATTGGGCCTTGTTCTGGTCCTCACCCGCCGGCGCCCACTGTCAG gcccGGCTTGCGCGAGGCCTGTGCTGCTCCTGCACGTGGCGGACTCCGAGGCGCAGCGGCGCCTAGTGGGAGCGCTGGCTGAGCTGCTGCGGGCCGCGCTGGGCGGCGGACGCGACGTGATTGTGGACTTGTGGGAGGGCACGCATGTGGCACGCCTGGGCCCGCTGCCCTGGCTCTGGGCGGCGCGGGCACGCGTGGCGCGAGAGCAAGGCACCGTGCTGCTGCTGTGGAGCGGCGCCTGCCCCAGCCCCGCCGGCGGTCAGGATCACCGCGCCGCGCCCCTGCGGACCCTGCTCCACGCCGCCCCGCGCCCGCTGCTGCTGCTCGCATACTTCAGCCGCCTCTGCGCCAAGGGTGACATTCCCCCGCCGCTGCGTGCCCTGCCCCGCTACCGCCTGCTGCACGACCTGCCACGTCTTCTGCGGGCTCTGGACGCGCGGCCTTCCGCCGAAGCCACCAGCTGGGGCCGCTTCGAGTCCCGGCGGTGTCTGCGGGATCGCCTGGAGCTGTGCCGCCATCTGGAACGCGAAGCCGCAAAACTCGCCGACCAGGGCTGA
- the IL17RE gene encoding interleukin-17 receptor E isoform X3, with protein sequence MWPGWLVGIEEELWGRAGQEQAEARAPADIVLPSAAQQGPAAHLQAVQPCSGRPDPTEAHGEPRTGSPAPASPPAAHWPPCLCWAWLLFLSPPEHLLSAGLPHGWSTQIPRHTQSALPLSPKPWCARLCHYPSCWCLYLLPGPSGLQRGWFHLLVQKSKKSYKFHICRKHRTPASAQRKPLISCRRCLSENGHCISILSPDTSSRGLRSKRTQPTDPEAGAGLSSLGSRRPGGPEFSFDLLPEARTIQVTVPPGPEVSVRLCHQWALECEELSPPFDAQKILSGGHTVDLPYEFLLPCLCIEASYLQEDTVRRKKCPFQNWPEAYSSDFWESVNFTDYSQHSQMVMALTLRCPLKLEASLCQRKGWHTLCEDLPNATARESEGWYILEQVDLHPQLCFKFSFGNSSHVECPHRIFAPSWNVSMDTQAQQLVLHFSSRMHATFSAAWSHPGSEQDSVVPPVYSVSQVWRSDVQFAWKHLLCPDVSHRRLGLLILALSAFTTLLGLVLVLTRRRPLSGPACARPVLLLHVADSEAQRRLVGALAELLRAALGGGRDVIVDLWEGTHVARLGPLPWLWAARARVAREQGTVLLLWSGACPSPAGGQDHRAAPLRTLLHAAPRPLLLLAYFSRLCAKGDIPPPLRALPRYRLLHDLPRLLRALDARPSAEATSWGRFESRRCLRDRLELCRHLEREAAKLADQG encoded by the exons ATGTGGCCTGGCTGGCTGGTTGGGATTGAGGAGGAGCTttggggcagggcggggcaggAGCAGGCTGAGGCGAGGGCTCCTGCTGACATTGTGCTCCCCTCAGCTGCACAGCAAGGCCCTGCTGCCCACCTACAGGCTGTGCAGCCATGTTCTGGGCGCCCTGACCCCACAGAAGCCCATGGGGAGCCCCGGACTGGCAGCCCTgctcctgcctctcctcctgcTGCTCACTGGCCTCCTTGTCTCTGCTGGGCTTGGCTGCTCTTCCTTTCCCCGCCGGAGCACCTACTGTCTGCTGGTCTCCCACATG GGTGGTCTACCCAGATTCCTCGCCATACCCAGTCggccctccccctctccccaaagCCTTGGTGTGCTCGGCTCTGTCACTACCCCAGCTGTTGGTGCCTGTATCTGTTGCCAGGTCCCTCAG GTCTTCAGAGGGGCTGGTTCCACCTCCTGGTGCAGAAATCCAAAAAATCTTACAAGTTCCACATCTGCAGGAAACACAGGACACCAGCATCTGCTCAG AGGAAGCCGCTGATTAGCTGCCGCCGTTGCCTGTCCGAGAATGGCCATTGCATCTCCATCCTCTCCCCAGACACCTCATCGAGGGGGTTGCGCTCCAAAAGAACCCAGCCCACTGATCCAGAGGCAGGGGCAGGTCTCTCTAGCCTCGGCTCACGAAGGCCTGGAG ggccTGAGTTCTCCTTTGACTTGCTGCCCGAGGCACGGACTATTCAAGTGACCGTTCCTCCAGGCCCTGAGGTCAGTGTGCGTCTTTGCCACCAGTGGGCACTGGAGTGTGAAGAACTGAGCCCTCCCTTTGATGCCCAG AAGATTTTGTCTGGGGGCCACACTGTAGACCTGCCATATGAATTCCTTCTGCCCTGTCTGTGCATTGAG GCATCCTATCTGCAAGAAGACACCGTGAGGCGTAAAAAATGTCCCTTCCAGAACTGGCCTGAAGCCT ACAGCTCGGACTTCTGGGAGTCAGTGAACTTTACTGACTACAGCCAGCACAGCCAGATGGTCATGGCCCTGACACTGCGTTGCCCACTGAAGCTGGAGGCCTCCCTCTGCCAGAGGAAGGGCTGGCATACCCTCTGCGAAGACCTCCCCAACGCCACGGCTCGAGAGTCGGAGGGG TGGTACATCTTGGAACAGGTGGACTTGCACCCCCAGCTCTGCTTCAAG TTCTCCTTTGGAAACAGCAGCCACGTTGAATGCCCCCACCGGATATTCG CCCCTTCCTGGAACGTGAGTATGGATACCCAGGCGCAGCAGCTGGTCCTTCACTTCTCCTCAAGGATGCATGCCACCTTCAGTGCTGCCTGGAGCCACCCAGGCTCGGAGCAGGACAGCGTGGTGCCCCCTGTGTACAGCGTTAGCCAG GTGTGGAGGTCAGATGTCCAGTTTGCCTGGAAGCACCTCTTGTGTCCAGATG TCTCTCACAGACGCCTGGGGCTCTTGATCCTGGCACTGTCGGCCTTCACCACCCTATTGGGCCTTGTTCTGGTCCTCACCCGCCGGCGCCCACTGTCAG gcccGGCTTGCGCGAGGCCTGTGCTGCTCCTGCACGTGGCGGACTCCGAGGCGCAGCGGCGCCTAGTGGGAGCGCTGGCTGAGCTGCTGCGGGCCGCGCTGGGCGGCGGACGCGACGTGATTGTGGACTTGTGGGAGGGCACGCATGTGGCACGCCTGGGCCCGCTGCCCTGGCTCTGGGCGGCGCGGGCACGCGTGGCGCGAGAGCAAGGCACCGTGCTGCTGCTGTGGAGCGGCGCCTGCCCCAGCCCCGCCGGCGGTCAGGATCACCGCGCCGCGCCCCTGCGGACCCTGCTCCACGCCGCCCCGCGCCCGCTGCTGCTGCTCGCATACTTCAGCCGCCTCTGCGCCAAGGGTGACATTCCCCCGCCGCTGCGTGCCCTGCCCCGCTACCGCCTGCTGCACGACCTGCCACGTCTTCTGCGGGCTCTGGACGCGCGGCCTTCCGCCGAAGCCACCAGCTGGGGCCGCTTCGAGTCCCGGCGGTGTCTGCGGGATCGCCTGGAGCTGTGCCGCCATCTGGAACGCGAAGCCGCAAAACTCGCCGACCAGGGCTGA